A genomic stretch from Pochonia chlamydosporia 170 chromosome 4, whole genome shotgun sequence includes:
- a CDS encoding Rec8 (similar to Metarhizium acridum CQMa 102 XP_007811234.1), which produces MFFSHEILTNNQYGVATIWLVATVGKGSQRKLNRKTLQEVNIPRACEKILDPGAPLALRLQGNLLYGVSRVFSHQCNYVLSDAGKTQSDMMTYFRSMKTSETDEKAGKTKRQHITLQDDPSFDPLAMLPGLDKLLNSETLFNFTSTQESALRYSQMSPPDNISLPSACTSRRSSIIGLDLPPSSHSIGSYQLPGDLGRYSSPFNKGIHEIDNMPDFIPFAENELDPICGVGLDFDGNGNLIGVCDEEPELPLLRGTSPDPLHTAGTTLTRMGNIRAQGAADLVEKPFLDFGEAALPDAEPFAVHPASKGLNTDTPTLTTETTDGKGVVAYKAAPRRKVRLMFDQDIRVPRDTFRGWTENYEATMRAARKKAKITAQAQAKRNALAFLYSNGISGVGGFERDFGLRHPLAPDFAGTALQARLLGVQIDDHQANNTRKSRRRKSPEAFGVEEDDNRNVRQRLEEDEFARGEAGPTLGGGLDFDDDTAPELGLEAVAPLEDKLTSSFMPWSRQGSAAPGSATRAPGSARKSTAAPSPLHDRGSIIGSIERHSDPVEDPLGFVGFGSQASSINFEQDQAALDFGAENATPSTQGLDAYSQRFLGYVAEQAAEHGVLENDGLHKKHWIDFEDLANPELHSKAVASQAFLHVLSLATKNLIAVKQDGIANNEPFGTLRVGLTAQVLNLGTTIVE; this is translated from the exons atgtTTTTCAGTCACGAGA TCTTGACTAACAACCAATATGGTGTCGCAACAATATG GCTTGTTGCAACTGTTGGAAAAGGCAGCCAGAGGAAGCTGAATCGTAAGACCCTCCAAGAGGTCAATATCCCCAGAGCGTGTGAGAAGATCCTCGATCCCGGAGCCCCTCTTGCTCTACGACTTCAAGGTAATCTATTATATGGAGTGTCACGTGTCTTCTCTCATCAATGCAACTATGTGCTTTCGGATGCCGGAAAGACACAGTCGGATATGATGACCTATTTTCGGTCCATGAAGACGAGCGAGACTGATGAAAAGGCCGGAAAGACAAA ACGCCAGCACATCACACTTCAAGACGACCCAAGCTTCGACCCCTTGGCCATGCTTCCTGGGCTGGACAAGCTACTCAACAGCGAGACTCTCTTCAACTTTACCTCTACTCAAGAGTCGGCCCTTAGATACTCCCAGATGTCACCACCTGACAACATCAGTTTGCCAAGTGCGTGCACCAGCCGCCGCTCCAGCATTATTGGCCTGGACCTACCTCCCTCGTCACACTCTATCGGAAGCTACCAGTTACCTGGTGATCTTGGCCGTTACAGCTCACCATTCAACAAGGGCATCCATGAGATAGACAATATGCCTGACTTTATTCCTTTTGCTGAAAATGAGCTTGACCCGATATGCGGTGTTggtcttgactttgacggTAATGGCAACTTGATCGGGGTATGCGATGAAGAGCCTGAACTTCCGCTACTTCGTGGCACCAGCCCAGACCCATTGCATACCGCTGGCACTACTCTAACAAGAATGGGAAATATACGAGCCCAAGGTGCTGCTGATCTTGTTGAGAAACCTTTTCTCGATTTCGGTGAAGCTGCACTGCCCGATGCAGAGCCGTTTGCCGTGcacccagccagcaaagGACTCAACACCGACACGCCGACACTTACCACAGAGACTACAGATGGCAAAGGAGTGGTTGCATATAAAGCTGCTCCTCGAAGGAAGGTTCGTCTCATGTTCGATCAGGATATTCGAGTCCCACGAGATACGTTTCGTGGTTGGACTGAGAACTATGAGGCCACCATGCGAGCAGCTCGGAAGAAAGCCAAAATCACAGCGCAAGCACAAGCTAAAAGAAATGCTCTGGCCTTTCTATACAGCAATGGAATATCAGGTGTTGGAGGATTTGAAAGAGACTTTGGTCTCCGTCATCCATTGGCGCCGGACTTTGCGGGCACAGCTCTACAGGCTCGGCTACTGGGAGTACAGATCGATGACCACCAAGCCAATAACACCAGAAAATCCAGACGACGCAAGTCCCCTGAAGCATTCGGcgtcgaggaggatgacAACAGAAATGTAAGGCAGCGCCTAGAAGAAGACGAGTTTGctcgaggagaagctggccCTACTCTTGGCGGAGGTCTCGATTTCGACGATGACACCGCTCCAGAACTTGGCTTAGAAGCAGTCGCACCACTCGAAGACAAACTTACATCCTCTTTCATGCCATGGAGCCGCCAAGGATCCGCGGCACCTGGCTCAGCAACTCGTGCTCCAGGAAGTGCCCGGAAGTCCACCGCCGCACCGAGCCCCCTCCACGACCGAGGCAGCATCATCGGCTCCATCGAAAGACACAGTGACCCCGTGGAAGACCCTCTTGGATTCGTAGGGTTCGGTTCTCAGGCATCTTCTATTAACTTCGAACAAGACCAAGCGGCTTTGGATTTTGGTGCTGAAAATGCCACACCGTCTACCCAGGGGCTAGATGCCTACAGCCAACGTTTCCTGGGATACGTCGCAGAGCAAGCAGCCGAGCATGGAGTCCTTGAAAACGACGGCTTACACAAGAAACACTGGATTGACTTTGAAGATCTTGCCAATCCAGAACTCCACAGCAAGGCAGTCGCATCACAGGCCTTTCTTCACGTCCTTTCACTTGCGACCAAGAATCTCATCGCCGTCAAGCAGGATGGCATTGCGAACAATGAGCCCTTTGGTACTCTTCGCGTTGGACTGACCGCTCAAGTTTTGAACCTGGGCACCACAATCGTTGAATGA